A region of Haladaptatus caseinilyticus DNA encodes the following proteins:
- a CDS encoding DUF7557 family protein, with protein sequence MSTSIRVSDETKRMLKSLKRDEETFDELLERLAQSEKPIDIGAWDKEDAERAREAVKRSRESFKR encoded by the coding sequence ATGAGCACGTCGATCAGAGTATCTGATGAGACAAAACGAATGTTGAAGAGTCTAAAAAGAGACGAAGAAACATTTGATGAGCTCCTTGAACGCCTTGCACAGAGTGAGAAACCCATCGATATCGGTGCCTGGGACAAGGAAGACGCCGAACGGGCGCGGGAGGCTGTGAAACGATCCCGGGAGAGCTTCAAGCGGTGA
- a CDS encoding PIN domain-containing protein, protein MTFLDSSVIIDMLEGVPDVVEAVEERGQPYLTSSLCVFEVLYGTVGSGKTDVVEVRQQFGGVRALELNEQIALEAARMQDTLMNDGQRMAARDLLIAATAKSTGDELVVADRDFETNYLSEIMDVTNLSPKK, encoded by the coding sequence GTGACATTCCTTGATAGTTCCGTCATTATCGATATGCTAGAGGGTGTCCCCGATGTAGTTGAGGCCGTAGAAGAACGCGGTCAACCATATCTCACCTCTTCACTTTGTGTGTTCGAGGTTTTATATGGAACAGTTGGTAGCGGTAAGACCGATGTTGTCGAAGTGCGTCAGCAATTCGGTGGCGTCCGAGCGTTGGAATTGAACGAGCAAATCGCATTGGAGGCAGCACGGATGCAAGATACGTTGATGAATGATGGCCAACGGATGGCTGCACGCGACCTGCTTATTGCTGCGACTGCAAAATCCACTGGGGACGAACTCGTAGTCGCCGACCGTGATTTCGAGACCAATTATCTCAGTGAGATAATGGACGTCACGAATCTCAGCCCCAAAAAGTAA
- a CDS encoding MATE family efflux transporter — MSLRNRLSGARRLFERAFNQEELDLTEGGIGRPLFVLAIPIVITNLFQTAYNLADTFWVGRYSTEALAAISFAFPMVFLLISLGMGLSVAGSVIIAQNIGAGDEREADYAASQTISFAVVTSIVLGTVGYFVVETLVQIYGASPDVKPLAVNYMEVISLGLVFMFGFIMFISLMRGAGDTVTPMIVMGISVVINIVLDPFFIFGFQNNPLFAMVGMPGLQEQLFTMTGYTGDGLRGAAVATVLSRAVAFLIGLWIMYRGNQGVQIRLGDMGPDLDFARRILDIGVPASVEGVGRALSVNLLLIVVGLFATPVVSAYGIGTRVLSVVFMPAIAMARGVETMSGQNIGADKPDRAAATAAFASKASFLILSAVGVIAFVWAEPIVSIFVGGDQTNAQRVIEVGAQFMRFVAPTFGFMGIMRAYNGSFRGAGKTTTAAIISVGTLMVFRLPIAWLGSETLSLGPNGLWLSFALSNVFGATVAYLWYQRGTWRNASLDRTPGPTPSDD, encoded by the coding sequence GTGAGCCTCCGCAACCGCCTGTCGGGTGCCCGCCGGCTGTTCGAGCGGGCGTTCAACCAGGAAGAGCTCGACTTGACGGAGGGCGGCATCGGCAGGCCGCTGTTCGTCCTCGCGATCCCGATCGTCATCACGAACCTGTTCCAGACCGCGTACAACCTCGCGGACACGTTCTGGGTGGGTCGCTACAGCACCGAGGCACTCGCCGCGATCAGCTTCGCGTTCCCGATGGTGTTCCTGCTGATCTCGCTAGGGATGGGGCTCTCGGTCGCGGGCAGCGTGATTATCGCCCAGAACATCGGTGCCGGAGACGAGCGCGAGGCCGACTACGCCGCCTCCCAAACCATCTCCTTCGCGGTCGTCACCTCGATCGTGCTGGGCACCGTCGGCTACTTCGTCGTGGAAACGCTGGTTCAGATCTATGGCGCCTCGCCCGACGTGAAGCCACTGGCGGTCAACTACATGGAGGTAATCTCGCTGGGGCTAGTGTTTATGTTCGGTTTCATCATGTTCATCTCCTTGATGCGCGGGGCGGGAGACACGGTGACGCCGATGATCGTGATGGGGATCTCGGTGGTCATCAACATCGTGCTCGACCCATTCTTCATTTTCGGGTTCCAGAACAACCCCCTGTTCGCGATGGTTGGGATGCCCGGATTACAGGAGCAGCTGTTCACGATGACGGGCTATACCGGCGACGGCCTCCGCGGCGCCGCGGTCGCGACCGTGCTCTCCCGGGCGGTTGCGTTCCTCATCGGCCTGTGGATCATGTACCGGGGCAATCAGGGCGTCCAAATCCGGCTGGGCGACATGGGACCGGATCTCGACTTCGCGCGGCGCATCCTCGATATCGGCGTCCCCGCCTCCGTCGAGGGCGTTGGGCGAGCGCTCTCGGTGAACCTCCTGCTGATCGTCGTCGGCCTGTTCGCCACCCCTGTGGTGTCGGCGTACGGGATCGGCACCCGCGTGCTCTCGGTGGTGTTTATGCCCGCCATCGCGATGGCCCGGGGCGTCGAGACGATGAGCGGCCAGAACATCGGTGCTGACAAGCCCGACCGCGCGGCCGCGACCGCCGCGTTCGCGTCGAAGGCGTCGTTCCTGATCCTCTCGGCGGTGGGCGTGATCGCGTTCGTCTGGGCCGAACCGATCGTCTCGATCTTCGTCGGCGGGGATCAGACCAACGCACAACGGGTGATCGAGGTCGGTGCACAGTTCATGCGGTTCGTCGCCCCTACGTTCGGCTTCATGGGGATCATGCGCGCCTACAACGGCAGCTTCCGCGGTGCCGGTAAGACCACCACGGCCGCGATCATTTCCGTGGGGACGCTGATGGTGTTCCGCCTGCCGATCGCGTGGCTGGGGTCCGAGACGCTCTCGCTGGGCCCGAACGGGCTCTGGCTGTCGTTCGCGCTCTCGAACGTGTTCGGCGCGACGGTCGCCTACCTCTGGTACCAGCGCGGGACGTGGCGGAACGCCAGCCTCGACCGTACCCCCGGTCCGACGCCGAGCGACGACTGA
- a CDS encoding TetR/AcrR family transcriptional regulator: protein MSSGESTSDIVVATYRALCKHGYAEVTMEDIAAETDKSKSTLHYHYDSKHDLLVSFFDDLLESFTERLDAVEGDTAHDRLWNLIDTVLFPPDDDAPDRGFQTAVLELKAQGPYDEAFRQHLQAHDRTLREHVENHLAAGVENGEFRADLDVEASADFLVTVFNGAHVRSVAVGRSVDEARETLRTHIDSMIVADEGGQ, encoded by the coding sequence ATGAGCTCCGGAGAGTCAACCAGCGACATCGTCGTGGCGACCTACCGCGCACTCTGTAAGCATGGATACGCGGAGGTAACCATGGAGGATATCGCCGCGGAGACGGACAAGAGCAAATCGACCCTTCACTACCATTACGACAGCAAGCACGATCTACTGGTCTCGTTTTTCGACGACCTGCTGGAGAGTTTCACCGAACGGCTCGACGCCGTGGAGGGGGATACCGCACACGACCGCCTGTGGAACCTGATCGACACGGTGCTGTTTCCGCCGGACGACGACGCCCCGGATCGGGGCTTCCAGACGGCCGTGTTGGAACTAAAGGCACAGGGTCCCTACGACGAGGCGTTCCGCCAGCACCTGCAGGCCCATGACCGAACGCTACGGGAACACGTCGAGAACCATCTCGCGGCGGGCGTCGAGAACGGGGAATTCCGGGCCGACCTCGACGTCGAAGCGTCGGCGGATTTCCTCGTGACTGTGTTCAACGGTGCCCACGTCCGTAGCGTCGCGGTCGGGCGCTCTGTTGATGAGGCACGCGAGACCCTCCGGACCCACATCGACTCGATGATCGTCGCCGACGAGGGTGGGCAGTGA
- a CDS encoding Zn-ribbon domain-containing OB-fold protein, which yields MPTNKPIPTPTTEYERQYWQRVANGDVCIAHCQACDHVYHPPRRYCPDCYSDEWEFKSIAGTGTVYGYTSIHRPTQRFASDAPIVSAIITLDEGPRLMGRVACESEAIAAGRRVCLDTPKLSSDNVRLTFKLLPK from the coding sequence ATGCCGACTAACAAGCCTATTCCGACACCGACGACCGAATACGAACGCCAATACTGGCAGCGTGTAGCTAACGGTGATGTTTGTATTGCCCACTGTCAGGCATGTGACCACGTCTATCATCCTCCACGCCGATACTGTCCAGACTGTTACTCAGACGAATGGGAATTCAAATCGATTGCAGGCACTGGAACGGTGTACGGTTATACAAGTATTCACCGCCCAACCCAGCGATTCGCATCAGACGCCCCAATCGTATCAGCTATCATCACGTTAGACGAAGGTCCACGACTCATGGGACGTGTCGCGTGTGAGTCTGAAGCAATTGCGGCCGGACGCCGGGTCTGTCTTGATACACCGAAACTCTCCTCGGACAATGTTCGTCTCACCTTCAAACTACTACCGAAGTAA
- a CDS encoding thiolase family protein produces MNPVLIGYGETSVGESLDYRYEELNMWATQEALRDVDLEPDDIDGLIATAPFRTERFPLPRLIEYLGIAPLNFAELTGVGGASHVNSINRAANAIENGQAETILIVAADALHSDIGPRTVIEELSDSVSEFEEPANIVPSLYAHVANWHLDTFGTTRKQLAKIAAIAHEHASLQRAERAHRQEAKSADEILDAPMVATPLTADQCALISDGGAAFIVTTEENAAEIDQVPVRLKGFGARHTHDHISQMPSFEETGAVKAGQQAMAEAAVSHADIDVLQIYDCFTITVLRILEDLGFCERGNGGDLVDSGALRLTGKWPLNTHGGALAQAHPGMPCGIFHITEAIRQLQGRAEAAQVEDASTALVHGNGGIFSTQAVAILERGERHAD; encoded by the coding sequence ATGAACCCAGTGCTAATCGGGTATGGTGAAACGAGCGTCGGAGAGTCACTCGACTATAGATACGAAGAGCTGAACATGTGGGCGACACAGGAAGCCTTGCGTGACGTCGATCTCGAACCAGACGATATTGACGGGCTTATTGCGACTGCACCCTTTCGAACAGAGCGGTTTCCACTCCCTCGGCTGATCGAATATCTTGGAATTGCTCCACTCAATTTTGCAGAACTCACCGGCGTCGGTGGTGCATCCCACGTAAACTCGATCAACCGAGCGGCCAATGCAATTGAAAATGGACAGGCCGAAACGATCCTCATTGTCGCTGCAGATGCTCTTCATTCTGACATCGGACCACGAACAGTTATCGAAGAACTATCCGACAGTGTCAGCGAGTTCGAGGAACCCGCGAACATCGTTCCCTCGCTCTACGCCCATGTCGCAAACTGGCACCTCGATACGTTTGGGACGACACGGAAACAACTCGCCAAAATCGCAGCCATCGCTCATGAGCATGCGTCGTTACAACGGGCGGAACGTGCACACCGACAGGAAGCAAAATCAGCTGATGAGATTCTCGACGCTCCGATGGTTGCAACTCCATTGACCGCAGATCAGTGCGCTCTTATCTCCGATGGCGGAGCGGCATTCATCGTAACCACTGAAGAAAATGCCGCCGAGATCGATCAAGTACCAGTTCGATTGAAAGGGTTCGGTGCACGACATACCCACGACCACATCTCCCAGATGCCATCATTCGAAGAAACGGGAGCGGTAAAAGCAGGACAGCAAGCAATGGCCGAAGCAGCTGTCAGTCATGCTGATATCGACGTTCTTCAAATATACGATTGTTTTACGATTACCGTCCTTCGAATCCTCGAAGACCTCGGCTTCTGTGAACGCGGGAACGGTGGTGACCTCGTTGACAGTGGTGCTCTTCGATTAACTGGAAAATGGCCACTCAACACTCATGGCGGGGCGCTCGCCCAAGCACATCCGGGAATGCCCTGTGGGATCTTTCATATTACCGAAGCAATCCGTCAACTACAAGGACGTGCCGAAGCGGCGCAAGTCGAAGACGCATCGACGGCACTCGTCCATGGAAATGGGGGGATCTTCTCAACGCAAGCAGTAGCGATCCTCGAACGAGGTGAACGTCATGCCGACTAA
- a CDS encoding DUF1931 domain-containing protein, translating into MAKLIVKAAVKELLEGHNVSNDPHDAFDKEVATVIENTARGTEENDRKTAQAHDL; encoded by the coding sequence ATGGCTAAGTTGATTGTCAAAGCAGCAGTGAAGGAATTGCTTGAAGGACACAATGTGTCGAATGACCCCCACGATGCATTCGATAAGGAAGTTGCGACAGTGATCGAAAACACCGCCAGAGGGACTGAAGAAAACGATCGCAAAACCGCCCAGGCGCACGATTTATAG
- a CDS encoding thiaminase II/PqqC family protein produces the protein MAESVWDAILEHPMIEKFREGTFNEELFRNWIRQDCVYLGVEGGDK, from the coding sequence ATGGCCGAATCCGTTTGGGACGCTATCTTGGAGCACCCAATGATCGAAAAGTTCAGGGAAGGAACTTTCAATGAGGAGCTATTCAGGAACTGGATCAGGCAGGATTGCGTCTACTTGGGCGTCGAAGGGGGGGATAAGTAA
- a CDS encoding sodium:solute symporter family transporter: protein MVSSAVALGLTIATLAVFTGIGVWFSHGRVKSVEDLITARDSTEQGQTSATLIASVMGVWILLSAPEAGALYGIAAVVGYGVGEAIPMLAYSKLGPRIRKVIPEGHSLTEYAYVRYGGMMYAFVIAVSVLYMFVFLAAELTGISLALYHVAGVPQWQTAFLVGGFVLLYTGYGGLRASIVTDTIQMLLILPLLVVSIVTVVLVLGGTSGVYEGIVSADSMLLDPGFVPGVRFGVALVFAILGSELINQTWWQRIYAANGSDTVEGGFRTATVVNGLVLLLATFLGVIAVGNADVVTQFGSENYNAGIAFFILLENTVAEWVVLGVLLLALVLVMSTADTLFNALSSLVTADLPRLIENPDDRTLRFSARAFTVLIAVAAIAVSLRAQSVLRLFFVADLLGAAVGFPLVYGLFSGRLSGTGALLSSLAGLAAGSAYFPFPFGLHEALDSLLRNALPAADTTYLIPFAGAFLTSTGLALITARFSSEAFDLARLSHEIRRFDEPTTDGGLTVDTDTDAEVSE, encoded by the coding sequence ATGGTGAGTTCTGCTGTGGCGCTCGGACTGACGATCGCGACACTCGCAGTTTTCACCGGGATCGGGGTTTGGTTCTCACATGGGAGGGTTAAGTCCGTAGAGGATCTCATCACTGCACGCGATTCAACTGAGCAGGGACAAACGTCGGCCACGCTCATTGCCTCGGTCATGGGTGTCTGGATTCTCCTCTCGGCCCCAGAGGCTGGCGCCCTCTACGGAATCGCTGCTGTGGTGGGCTACGGAGTCGGCGAGGCCATTCCGATGCTCGCGTACTCGAAGCTCGGCCCACGGATTCGAAAGGTGATTCCGGAGGGCCATTCGCTCACCGAATATGCCTACGTGCGGTATGGCGGCATGATGTACGCGTTTGTGATCGCCGTTAGCGTCCTCTATATGTTCGTGTTTCTCGCCGCGGAGTTGACCGGGATCTCGCTGGCGCTCTACCACGTAGCGGGAGTTCCTCAATGGCAGACGGCGTTTCTCGTCGGCGGATTTGTCCTGTTGTACACCGGTTACGGTGGCCTCCGAGCGAGCATTGTCACTGACACGATACAAATGTTATTGATCCTCCCATTGCTCGTCGTGAGCATCGTTACGGTTGTTCTCGTGCTCGGCGGAACCAGCGGCGTTTATGAGGGAATCGTGTCTGCGGACTCTATGCTCCTTGATCCCGGATTCGTTCCAGGGGTCAGGTTCGGCGTTGCGCTGGTTTTCGCGATCCTCGGCTCGGAACTCATCAATCAAACGTGGTGGCAGCGTATTTACGCCGCTAACGGATCCGACACGGTCGAGGGAGGGTTCCGCACCGCGACCGTCGTCAACGGTTTAGTTCTCCTCTTGGCCACGTTCCTCGGCGTTATCGCAGTCGGCAATGCCGATGTTGTCACTCAATTCGGGAGTGAGAATTATAACGCTGGAATCGCCTTTTTCATTTTGCTCGAGAACACCGTCGCAGAATGGGTCGTCCTCGGCGTTCTCCTGCTAGCGCTCGTGTTGGTCATGAGCACAGCCGACACGCTGTTCAATGCGTTGTCGAGCCTCGTGACAGCCGATCTCCCGCGGCTGATCGAAAATCCGGATGACCGAACCCTTCGATTCAGTGCGCGAGCGTTTACCGTACTCATTGCGGTCGCCGCAATCGCGGTGAGTCTTCGCGCTCAGAGTGTCCTTCGCCTCTTTTTCGTTGCCGACCTTCTCGGTGCCGCCGTCGGCTTCCCGCTCGTCTACGGCCTGTTTAGTGGCCGTCTCTCGGGCACTGGAGCCCTCCTGAGTAGTCTCGCCGGACTCGCAGCCGGGAGCGCTTACTTCCCCTTCCCGTTCGGCCTCCACGAGGCATTGGATTCGTTACTCAGAAATGCTCTCCCGGCCGCCGACACGACGTATCTGATTCCCTTCGCCGGCGCGTTTCTCACCTCGACTGGCCTAGCGTTGATTACCGCACGATTCTCGAGCGAAGCGTTCGACTTAGCTCGACTCTCCCACGAGATTCGCAGATTCGATGAACCGACAACCGACGGCGGTTTGACGGTGGACACGGACACTGACGCGGAGGTGAGTGAGTAA
- a CDS encoding divalent metal cation transporter, whose amino-acid sequence MNEIPTAVTTTGGGAVRDYLREMGPSWVAGAIAAGPATMASLLTAGARFNYALLWVVILSAVAGALAQYLAMRLGLLTERGIVGVVEEYLGTWWAWILVIDVVIAAGVAQLVIMNTVASVSSTITGIDARIWGGIWALVLAVGLAGQGYRFIEFVAKILVTAVVLAFVASLSVVSIDPGSAVQGLSPSLPSGSAVVAAGILGGAVHITLITMHSYTMHARGWTDHEYDLATFDIVASMLVAFGVYSVAIFLVTASVLTDPNLTTVSAAQALGPLAGSSAKWLFLLGLGGAAVSTLGGNTIVPPFLVADKLGWNTTVEDSRYRTLLAAFALLSAPGAFIGGEVIGQLVLVLALGTVGTPFAIAIVLYLLNSKAVPESNSTLANCGGLALLLVSGALAVNFVREQIAGGIDSLSGIVLMFAIILGIATIVLLGKYAREEAAIV is encoded by the coding sequence ATGAATGAAATACCGACTGCCGTGACCACCACGGGGGGCGGAGCAGTCCGCGACTACCTCCGTGAAATGGGGCCGTCGTGGGTTGCTGGGGCGATCGCCGCAGGGCCGGCGACGATGGCGAGTCTACTTACTGCGGGTGCACGCTTCAACTATGCTCTGCTTTGGGTCGTGATTCTCTCTGCGGTCGCAGGTGCACTAGCGCAATATCTCGCAATGCGATTAGGACTCCTCACCGAGCGGGGAATCGTGGGCGTCGTCGAGGAATATCTTGGGACGTGGTGGGCCTGGATCCTCGTCATCGATGTGGTGATTGCAGCTGGCGTCGCACAGCTCGTGATCATGAACACCGTCGCTTCAGTCTCGTCGACGATAACGGGAATCGATGCCAGAATATGGGGTGGTATCTGGGCGCTGGTTCTCGCCGTCGGTCTCGCCGGGCAGGGGTATCGTTTCATCGAATTTGTGGCGAAGATCCTCGTTACTGCGGTCGTCCTCGCGTTCGTCGCATCCCTTTCCGTTGTTTCGATCGACCCAGGGAGTGCCGTTCAGGGACTTTCTCCGTCACTTCCCTCCGGCAGTGCAGTTGTGGCCGCGGGTATCCTCGGCGGTGCGGTTCACATCACGCTGATCACGATGCATTCCTACACGATGCACGCTCGCGGGTGGACCGATCATGAGTACGACCTCGCAACCTTCGATATCGTCGCTTCGATGCTCGTCGCGTTTGGTGTTTACAGCGTTGCGATCTTCCTCGTTACTGCCAGTGTGCTCACCGACCCCAATCTGACGACCGTCAGCGCTGCACAGGCTCTTGGCCCGCTTGCCGGATCGAGCGCCAAGTGGCTTTTCCTCCTTGGGCTTGGTGGTGCGGCAGTCTCAACGCTCGGTGGGAACACGATCGTCCCACCGTTTCTCGTTGCTGACAAACTCGGCTGGAATACGACGGTCGAAGACTCGCGGTACCGGACACTCCTCGCCGCATTCGCGCTTCTGTCTGCTCCCGGCGCCTTCATCGGTGGGGAAGTTATCGGCCAGCTCGTGCTCGTCCTTGCGCTTGGTACAGTTGGGACGCCATTCGCCATCGCCATCGTTCTCTACCTTCTGAACTCCAAGGCAGTGCCAGAGTCGAACTCGACACTCGCCAACTGTGGGGGACTCGCCTTACTTCTCGTTTCAGGGGCACTCGCAGTGAACTTTGTTCGCGAACAGATTGCAGGCGGCATCGATTCGTTGTCAGGTATCGTCCTCATGTTCGCCATCATCCTCGGGATCGCGACCATCGTTCTCCTGGGGAAATATGCCCGAGAGGAGGCAGCGATCGTATGA
- a CDS encoding P-loop NTPase family protein — MTDLPFPLSGSTLIVGPSQTGKTRLTAQALDAWIERKGTEGVVVLEFAPEVERDECMLGGRLDRFTTIPDRVWYGVLEANAPRSEGKTEEKMVALAQDNAKRASRILDEAANPRVVFVNDATIPYQHKSFDSKQLTSYCKRAECVVMNAFESDELGTDDPVSRYEREAVGFIQAWVDRTISL, encoded by the coding sequence ATGACTGATCTTCCGTTCCCACTCTCCGGTTCGACTCTAATCGTCGGCCCTTCTCAGACTGGGAAGACCCGTCTCACTGCCCAAGCGCTCGATGCCTGGATCGAACGGAAGGGTACTGAGGGCGTAGTCGTCTTAGAGTTCGCCCCCGAGGTCGAACGGGACGAATGTATGCTCGGCGGCAGGCTCGATCGCTTCACGACGATTCCTGATCGAGTATGGTACGGTGTCCTCGAGGCGAATGCCCCGCGATCGGAAGGTAAGACTGAAGAGAAAATGGTCGCACTGGCCCAGGATAACGCCAAGCGAGCGAGTCGGATTCTTGACGAGGCTGCAAATCCGCGCGTAGTATTCGTAAATGATGCCACAATACCGTATCAGCACAAATCATTCGACTCCAAACAACTCACTTCCTACTGCAAACGGGCCGAGTGTGTGGTTATGAATGCCTTTGAAAGCGACGAGCTCGGGACGGATGATCCTGTTTCCCGGTACGAACGAGAGGCTGTAGGGTTTATCCAGGCGTGGGTTGACCGAACCATCTCACTATGA
- a CDS encoding FxLYD domain-containing protein gives MVAAEAVVQQNPNEDASSVDSLKLDSHEFVIKDSYKGPTVQGTAINTGKNSLSYAEVRVRVYDDTGAQLGLYLDSTNDLSAGITWQFEVVLLTSASKIASYDIALVGIPG, from the coding sequence ATGGTAGCAGCAGAAGCCGTCGTACAACAAAACCCGAATGAGGATGCCAGCTCTGTTGATTCACTCAAACTCGACTCTCACGAGTTCGTAATCAAAGATAGCTACAAAGGCCCAACGGTACAGGGTACCGCCATCAATACTGGTAAAAATTCTCTTTCATATGCCGAAGTACGTGTCCGTGTGTACGATGATACAGGTGCGCAGCTTGGACTGTATCTCGATAGTACGAATGACCTTAGTGCGGGGATCACATGGCAGTTTGAGGTTGTTCTTCTCACCTCCGCAAGTAAGATCGCAAGCTACGATATCGCCTTGGTCGGTATTCCAGGGTAG